Below is a window of Spirochaetales bacterium DNA.
CGATAATGATACCCAGAATCTCTTCAATAAAAGAAACCAGCTTTTCGAACGCCCCGTTGACGGCAAAGAGGTCGGTACCGTCGAAATCCATCCCGATCACCCTGCTGTCCATATTCATCCCGGATTCGTCAATCCTGTAAATCATCGGGGTAACATATACCAGATTTCCCTCTTCATTGAGAAACCCGCCGATAATATAGTCCGATTTCAACTCGTCCGCGATTGCCTTGAGCACCTGCATGTTTTTCAAATCTTCACGGCGGTACCCTTTTCGCGCCATTGCCTGTTTGACATCCTGCAGCTGATTTACATGGTAATCCTCCCGGTCTTTCAGCAGCATGATGAGATAGGATGGGATGTAATCGCCGAGTTTCTCGTATTCGAGTTCCCCGTTATTGATAAACGGAACGACCGCGATACGCTTGCAGTCGAAGGCGGCGCACACCATCTGCGCCGTCAGAAACGCGGCGATGCAAAACACGAATTTTCTTTTCATTTTTTATCATTTATATTCAATACGGAAAATCGTTCCGTTTTTTGTTCCCGTGTAACAGTAATCATCCCAAAGGAATACCGGACAGCTTGCGGGGTCGCCGGAGATTTTCTTCATTCCGCGGACCGTCATGTCCACGCAATCGACAACCGCGATTTCGCCCCCATCCGTTCCAATAAGAATATCATTTTCAATAAGCACAGGTCTTTTGTACAAGTATATACCGGGATCCGGGATTTTGTCAATCGTTATTTTACCGGCTTCGGTCATGCCGTTGAAACGGATACGGTACAGCTTTCCATTGACGGTCACCGCGTATATATACTCGTCCCGCCATACGGCCAATGAGGCAATCCCCGTTTCCAGTTGTACATCGGCGGTTTTCTCGAGGTCCGATGTCGATTTTGTGACCGTCCCGCCGTTATCCCCGGCGATTATATACCCCGCCGCTTCGACCGGTGGACAGACGCAGGGCGCCGGAAGCTTCCCCCGGCGTATTGGTTCGCCGCTATATGAGAACAGGGCGATCTCGGGGGCGATAAATGACGAAAGACAGATACCCTTTTCAGTCAAAAGCGGCGTCAACGGGTTCTGGAACACGAAGAGGGCTTCGGGGGATGCGGTACCGGCGTTCATATCAAAGACGTACATCCCGTCCGGATACGGCATATAGAGAAGGCCGCCTTTTGCGCCCATTCCGATCCCGTCGCCTATGATGCCGGGGGCCTCACTTTCCCGATAGCTGCCGGAAGCGATATCGACGACAAGAAGCTTGTAGTAGGTCGGTATATAGAGGTTTCCACGGTAGATACGTCCCGTCGATTCGAAAACGATTCTTTCCTTCCTCTCGAAAATCCTCTCCCACGCAACATCCCCGTTGCCGTCGAAACAAACCAGCCTGTCGCCGCACACAGCAATGATGCGGCCGGATGAAGCGGCAAACCCCAATACCGCCGTATTTTTTGAAGTTCCGGTACTCCCGGGGGCATAGACTGTCTCGACGTCGCCGAATTTTCTTTTTTTAGAACCCGTTTCATTACCATCATGCCCCGGATCGCTTTCCATTAATCCCGGCTTTATCGTCTTTGTCCTCATCGCATCAAGGGCTACGATCTCCTTATATGGGACGTATCCTTCCTTTTCGAGCCGGACGCTGTGTTCGCCAGGAGAGAGTGAAAGGACGATCGAATCGTCGAACAGCTGAATAAATACATCGTCGATAAAAAGACCGACACCGGTTTCTCCGGTATCGATACGAAGTCCGGCGCCTCCGGCGGACACGGGAATGTCCGCCATTACGGAAAACGTTTCAAGGAGAAGACCGGTACTGCCGGATAACCTGCCCCGAACCGGGTCTGCCCCTTCCGTAAAAAGAACATCCTCCCCCGCTTCGAGCTGAATATGCCGCTGCTTTTCTCCCGCCGTATCCGTCCGTATCTCCACCCGGCCTTCATACAGCGCGATATACGCCGAATCGTTCCCGTATCGGACCAGCGCGATACCGGCAAACCGGGCGATTACCCCGAATGTCGGAACACCGATCGTGATGGCCTCGCCGGGGCCGCCTGTATCAAGCTGTATTTCCCCGTATTCGAGCCCGATACGGACCTCCTTTTTCGATAATTCGGCAAGCCTTATACGCGTATGCTGATTCATTTTCACGAGGGTGCCGCCTGCGGTAAAGGTACAGGAAGAGGAAGCGCCCGTCGCGATCGATTCACCCTCCCGAAAGGGGGCGCCTTCGGCCATTTCAAGACCGATATCGTCTTTTGACACTTCGATACGGCCGCTCGTAATGACGGGAACGGCCCGGAGCCCACTCATGCCGTTTATCATGAAAAAAAGGAATCCGGCGAGACCGATGACGATCGCAGCGGCGATACCGAAACGCAGTATAACGGCGGGAAGTGCGCCTTTCACGGGGGGCCGGCTGCGCGGTGAAAACGACCTGATCTCTTCCTTAATAAGACTACTTTTTTCGTTTCCCACCGTATCGAGTCCGGTTTTTGCATCTTTGACGAGCGAATAAAAATCAGACTCATCGAGATGTCTGATCCACTCCTTTATATCACGCTTCATCATGCTCCTCCACCTCCTCCGCGAAAAAACTTTCCCCCCTGGCGATCATCGTCTGCTTCAGTTTCGTTTTTATCCGGCGCAATATATTTTCAACCGATTTTTCCGTTCTGCCCGTACGCGCGGCGATCGCTTTTACCGGCAGGCGCTCGTCATAGCGGAGGTCGAAAATCTTCCGGTACTCCGGCTTCAGCGAATCGAGGGCCATGGTGAACAGTAAAAGCTTTTGTTTTTTCTGGATCGATTCGACGACATCCGGATGTTCCTCATACCGTTCTTTCATGATATTCATGTATTTCCTCCGGCGGAACAACTTTCGCTGGTATTTGATGAGCGTCCGTTTTGCAATGGTGAAAATCCAGAGAGAAATCGTTTCCCTTTTTTTCAGCCGGTGAACGCTCTCCATGATCGAACAGAAAGTCTCATGGACGAGGTCTTCGGCGATCGACCTGTTACCGAATGTCCTGACGATAAAATAGGTCGTGATCGCCTTCTGATACTCTTCATAGATGACTTCGATCATCTCCGGGTCGCCGGAGACGAGGCGCCGGAAATCGGATTCGGAGAGAACCATCAGAATGATCATATAATATATATAGCGTTCCAGAAGAAAATCCCTCCCGGCTACTATAAACCGGCTGCTTGATTTGGTCAAACCGCTTTTGACTCCGGATGTACCCATCCGTATTCATCGGATTATTCCTTATATTACAATTTCGAATAAATCCGATTTATCGTATGTGTGATTATCGTCTCGCAGTATTACGGAGGGGTGATCACCGGATGTTAACGAGAGTATCTCCCGCGGCCTCTCCTGGTCGAATGCGGTTGTTTTTTACCCGGAAAATCGCTATACTATACACAAACCGGGATGAACCGATTTGAAACCGCCGGGGAGTAAGCCATGCATAAAAACCAGATCGCCGTTTTCATTCTGTTCGTTTCAGCGGGCGTTCTCTATTCCGAATCAGCCGACGATTATTTTTCGCTCGGATACGATGCCTTCAAAGAACACAACTACGAAGAGGCGATTACCTTTTTCGAAAAAGCTGCCGAACTCTGGGAAAAAGAAGGGGTAAAGGACGCGTGGTCCGACTCGCTGTTCAATATCGGTATTATGTACGCCCACCTCGGAAACGGCGAACGGGCGCTTTTCTATTATAAAAAGGCCCTGGCCGTCGACGAGGAGGCCGGCGATACGTCGCATATCGTCATTCGGCTGAACTTTATCGGGAATGTGTACCGGCAGCGGGGTGAGTTCGAAAAGGCGATCGAGTATTATACGAAAGCCCTCGCCCTCAACAGGAAATCGGGATTCAAATCGTATATCTCTGTGTCATTGACATATATCGGGCTGGTATATCTCGCATGGGGATACTACGACAAGGCGCTTGATTGTTTTAGCGAATCGCTTGAGATGGATACCGAACGCGGCGCAAAAGCCGATATGGCGACATCCCTGAACAATATCGGAGAGCTCTACCATGTCTGGGGACAGTACGAAAAGGCCCTCGATTATTATTCGAAGGCACTCACCCTCTATGAGAAGTACGGGACAAAAACCGATATCGCGAT
It encodes the following:
- a CDS encoding FecR domain-containing protein codes for the protein MMKRDIKEWIRHLDESDFYSLVKDAKTGLDTVGNEKSSLIKEEIRSFSPRSRPPVKGALPAVILRFGIAAAIVIGLAGFLFFMINGMSGLRAVPVITSGRIEVSKDDIGLEMAEGAPFREGESIATGASSSCTFTAGGTLVKMNQHTRIRLAELSKKEVRIGLEYGEIQLDTGGPGEAITIGVPTFGVIARFAGIALVRYGNDSAYIALYEGRVEIRTDTAGEKQRHIQLEAGEDVLFTEGADPVRGRLSGSTGLLLETFSVMADIPVSAGGAGLRIDTGETGVGLFIDDVFIQLFDDSIVLSLSPGEHSVRLEKEGYVPYKEIVALDAMRTKTIKPGLMESDPGHDGNETGSKKRKFGDVETVYAPGSTGTSKNTAVLGFAASSGRIIAVCGDRLVCFDGNGDVAWERIFERKERIVFESTGRIYRGNLYIPTYYKLLVVDIASGSYRESEAPGIIGDGIGMGAKGGLLYMPYPDGMYVFDMNAGTASPEALFVFQNPLTPLLTEKGICLSSFIAPEIALFSYSGEPIRRGKLPAPCVCPPVEAAGYIIAGDNGGTVTKSTSDLEKTADVQLETGIASLAVWRDEYIYAVTVNGKLYRIRFNGMTEAGKITIDKIPDPGIYLYKRPVLIENDILIGTDGGEIAVVDCVDMTVRGMKKISGDPASCPVFLWDDYCYTGTKNGTIFRIEYK
- a CDS encoding sigma-70 family RNA polymerase sigma factor; the protein is MGTSGVKSGLTKSSSRFIVAGRDFLLERYIYYMIILMVLSESDFRRLVSGDPEMIEVIYEEYQKAITTYFIVRTFGNRSIAEDLVHETFCSIMESVHRLKKRETISLWIFTIAKRTLIKYQRKLFRRRKYMNIMKERYEEHPDVVESIQKKQKLLLFTMALDSLKPEYRKIFDLRYDERLPVKAIAARTGRTEKSVENILRRIKTKLKQTMIARGESFFAEEVEEHDEA